One bacterium genomic window, CCCTGTCGATATCGATCACATTCACGAGAAATTCGTTGAGATCGTAAACCGGAACATCGAACGGCCCCACACCGAGCAGCTCTTTCACTTCATGCTTGAGCGCAGCCGAACAGGAAGCGCAGTCGGTGACAATACAGTCGATATCGAGCCCGGAAAACGCCTTGAGATTGATTTCCGCCAGATATCGCGCGGTTTTGAAATCCCCCGAGGAGTATACGGGTATTCCGCAGCATGCCTGTTTCCGCGGAATAACGACTTCCACATTGTTCCTGGTGAGCACTCGTATGGTGGCGTCGGCAACATTGGTGAACATCAGGTTTGTCGCGCACCCGATGAAATAACCGACACGTTTGACAGGTTTGCCCGAAACCGGCGGATTGACAAGCGGCCATCTGCTTATGGACTGTTTGGCCGCGAGAATGGGAAAATGCTTGTCGCCCATGCCTGCAAAACGCGGGATAAGCGCCTCCAAAAGCTGATTACCCGTATAGAACCACCGCTGCCCTGTCGAAGCGAAACGCGCGGCCATGTTCATGAAAAACGGGTACCGGATGATGGTCTTGAACACCATTTTCTTGATGATGTTCAGTTTTCCCCTTTTGGCCAGCTCGGCCCGCGCGGCAAGGACAATATGGTCGGTGCGCACTCCCGAAGGACAGATTTCGGCGCACCGCATACAGTTGAGGCAGTCGAGCATCCGTGCCTGAACCGCGCCGTCGAGCGCAACGCTGCCATTGAGCACCGACTGGGCAAACTGTACCCTTCCTCTCGGAGATGAGCCTTCGAGTTTCAGTTCCTCGAACGAAGGACACACCGTCTTGCACAGCCCGCACCTGAAACAGCGGTTTATATCGTCGATCTGACCCTCAAGCAGGGGTAAATCCGGTTTTTCAGCCATGTTTCGTAAACATCTCCAGAAGTTTGTCGTTGATGATTTTCCGAACGGATTCATCGTTATCCGCGAATGCCACATATTCGAGGGATTTATTGTCCTGAATCAGGAATTTTACCGTCTCTTCAACCATCCCGTATGCAATGATATGAATCTCGACATGCGAAATTTCGGTTGTGAGGATGGGAACGACAAGCGAAGTACACCGTAATGAATCAGCCTTCACAAGGGAGGCTCTCATCGCTTTACGGATTGCGGATTCGGTGGCGACAAGGTCCTGGCCCGTTATTACAGCGTGGATAATCCAGCGGGCTGCCAGTGCGCCTGCCTTCGTTTCCACCGCCTCGCCGATCGGCGCAGGAGCTTTTTTCAGGGATTCGGTCTCTATGCTTTCT contains:
- a CDS encoding macro domain-containing protein, producing MKIGKAKLDVIAGDITRIPVEAIVNPANNMLWMGGGVSALIRKAGGESIETESLKKAPAPIGEAVETKAGALAARWIIHAVITGQDLVATESAIRKAMRASLVKADSLRCTSLVVPILTTEISHVEIHIIAYGMVEETVKFLIQDNKSLEYVAFADNDESVRKIINDKLLEMFTKHG
- a CDS encoding (Fe-S)-binding protein codes for the protein MAEKPDLPLLEGQIDDINRCFRCGLCKTVCPSFEELKLEGSSPRGRVQFAQSVLNGSVALDGAVQARMLDCLNCMRCAEICPSGVRTDHIVLAARAELAKRGKLNIIKKMVFKTIIRYPFFMNMAARFASTGQRWFYTGNQLLEALIPRFAGMGDKHFPILAAKQSISRWPLVNPPVSGKPVKRVGYFIGCATNLMFTNVADATIRVLTRNNVEVVIPRKQACCGIPVYSSGDFKTARYLAEINLKAFSGLDIDCIVTDCASCSAALKHEVKELLGVGPFDVPVYDLNEFLVNVIDIDRDFGEIPLRVTYHDPCHLGRGQGIYREPRELLKMVPGVEYVEMTGADRCCGGAGTFSYTHHELSRKVGAHKAESIRETEADYVATPCPSCKMQLDDLLNHEGEDIHTIHPVELLDMAYRKKDEQSHTTNMAPESIKIPV